In the Pseudomonas orientalis genome, one interval contains:
- the putA gene encoding trifunctional transcriptional regulator/proline dehydrogenase/L-glutamate gamma-semialdehyde dehydrogenase — MATTTLGVKLDDPTRERLKAAASSIDRTPHWLIKQAIFNYLEKLEGGATLSELNGLSSKEADDAGEVQADHAHQCFLEFAESILPQSVLRASITAAYRRPEPEVVPMLIEQARLPADMAEATNKLAATIAEKLRNQKSAGGRAGIVQGLLQEFSLSSQEGVALMCLAEALLRIPDKGTRDALIRDKISTGNWHPHLGNSPSLFVNAATWGLLLTGKLVATHNEAGLTSSLSRIIGKSGEPMIRKGVDMAMRLMGEQFVTGETIAEALANASKFEAKGFRYSYDMLGEAALTEHDAQKYLASYEQAIHSIGKASHGRGIYEGPGISIKLSALHPRYSRAQYERVMDELYPRLLSLTLLAKQYDIGLNIDAEEADRLELSLDLLERLCFEPQLTGWNGIGFVIQAYQKRCPYVIDYVIDLARRSRHRLMIRLVKGAYWDSEIKRAQVEGLEGYPVYTRKVYTDVSYIACARKLLSVPEVIYPQFATHNAHTLAAIYHIAGQNYYPGQYEFQCLHGMGEPLYEQVVGKVSEGKLNRPCRVYAPVGTHETLLAYLVRRLLENGANTSFVNRIADQSISIQELVADPVASIEQMATVEGGFGLPHPRIPLPRDLYGRDRANSAGIDLANEHRLASLSCALLATAHNNWKAAPMLGCASSEQPAAPVLNPSDLRDVVGHVQEATVEDVDNAIQCAISAAPIWQATPPAERAAILERAADLMEGEIQPLMGLLAREAGKTFANAIAEVREAVDFLRYYAVQARNDFTNDAHRPLGPVVCISPWNFPLAIFSGQVAAALAAGNPVLAKPAEQTPLVAAQAVRILLEAGIPQGVLQLLPGQGESVGARLVGDERVKGVMFTGSTEVARLLQRNVAGRLDAQGRPIPLIAETGGQNAMIVDSSALTEQVVIDVVSSAFDSAGQRCSALRVLCLQEDSADRVIEMLKGAMAECRLGNPERLSVDIGPVIDAEAKAGIEKHIQAMRDKGRNVYQVAIADGDEIKRGTFVMPTLIELESFDELQREIFGPVLHVVRYKRKEIDQLIGQINASGYGLTLGVHTRIDETIAKVIDNVNAGNVYVNRNIVGAVVGVQPFGGEGLSGTGPKAGGPLYLYRLLSTRPTDAIEQSFVRGDKLAAPDVRLRDAMSQSLTALKTWADSNKFSELSALCTQFAAQSQSGITRQLAGPTGERNSYAILPREHVLCLAEVEGDLLTQLAAVLAVGGSAVWPETELTKALFPRLPKDIQAKIKRVADWTKDDVVFDAVLHHGDSDQLRAVCQQVAQRGGAIVGVHGLSQGETAIALERLVIERALSVNTAAAGGNASLMTIG; from the coding sequence ATGGCTACGACCACCCTTGGGGTCAAACTCGACGACCCGACCCGCGAACGCCTCAAGGCCGCCGCGTCCTCCATTGATCGCACGCCGCACTGGCTGATCAAGCAGGCGATTTTCAATTACCTGGAGAAACTCGAGGGTGGTGCAACCCTGTCCGAGCTCAATGGCTTGAGCAGCAAGGAAGCCGACGACGCGGGCGAGGTCCAGGCCGACCACGCGCACCAGTGCTTCCTTGAGTTCGCCGAGAGCATCCTGCCGCAGTCCGTATTGCGCGCCTCGATCACCGCCGCTTACCGTCGCCCCGAGCCGGAAGTGGTGCCGATGCTGATCGAGCAGGCTCGTCTGCCGGCAGACATGGCCGAAGCCACCAACAAGCTGGCCGCCACGATTGCCGAAAAACTGCGCAACCAGAAGAGCGCCGGCGGGCGTGCCGGTATTGTTCAGGGCCTGCTGCAGGAATTTTCCCTGTCGTCCCAGGAAGGCGTGGCGCTGATGTGCCTGGCCGAAGCGCTGCTGCGCATCCCGGACAAAGGCACTCGCGATGCGCTGATCCGCGACAAGATCAGCACCGGCAACTGGCACCCGCACCTGGGTAACAGCCCGTCGCTGTTCGTCAACGCCGCCACTTGGGGTCTGCTGTTGACCGGCAAACTGGTCGCCACCCATAACGAAGCCGGTTTGACCTCGTCCCTGAGCCGCATCATCGGCAAAAGCGGCGAGCCGATGATCCGCAAGGGCGTCGACATGGCCATGCGCCTGATGGGCGAACAGTTCGTCACCGGCGAAACCATCGCCGAAGCCCTGGCCAACGCGAGCAAGTTCGAAGCCAAGGGTTTCCGCTATTCCTACGACATGCTCGGGGAAGCCGCGCTTACCGAACACGATGCGCAGAAGTACCTGGCCTCGTACGAACAAGCCATTCATTCCATCGGCAAGGCGTCCCACGGCCGTGGGATCTATGAAGGCCCGGGCATCTCCATCAAGCTCTCCGCCCTGCACCCGCGCTACAGCCGTGCGCAGTACGAGCGGGTAATGGACGAGTTGTACCCGCGCCTGCTGTCACTGACCTTGCTGGCCAAGCAATACGACATCGGCCTGAACATCGACGCCGAAGAAGCCGACCGCCTGGAATTGTCGCTGGACCTGCTGGAACGTCTGTGTTTCGAACCGCAACTGACCGGCTGGAACGGTATCGGTTTCGTGATCCAGGCCTATCAGAAGCGTTGCCCGTATGTGATCGACTACGTCATCGACCTGGCCCGCCGCAGCCGCCACCGCCTGATGATCCGCCTGGTAAAAGGCGCGTACTGGGACAGCGAAATCAAGCGCGCCCAGGTCGAAGGCCTGGAAGGCTATCCGGTGTACACCCGCAAGGTGTACACCGATGTTTCCTACATTGCCTGCGCACGCAAACTGCTGTCGGTGCCGGAAGTCATCTACCCGCAGTTCGCCACGCACAACGCCCACACGTTGGCAGCCATCTATCATATTGCCGGTCAGAACTATTACCCCGGCCAGTACGAATTCCAGTGCCTGCACGGCATGGGTGAACCGCTGTATGAACAGGTTGTAGGCAAGGTTTCCGAAGGCAAGCTGAACCGTCCGTGCCGCGTGTACGCGCCGGTCGGCACTCACGAAACACTGCTGGCGTACCTGGTGCGCCGCCTGCTGGAAAACGGCGCGAACACCTCGTTCGTCAACCGCATCGCCGACCAATCCATCTCGATCCAGGAGCTGGTGGCCGATCCAGTGGCGAGCATCGAGCAGATGGCGACCGTGGAAGGCGGCTTCGGCCTGCCGCACCCACGCATCCCGCTGCCGCGAGACCTGTATGGCCGCGACCGCGCCAACTCGGCCGGTATCGACCTGGCCAACGAGCATCGCCTGGCATCGCTGTCCTGCGCCCTGCTGGCCACCGCCCACAACAACTGGAAAGCCGCGCCGATGCTGGGTTGCGCCTCCAGCGAACAACCGGCCGCGCCGGTGCTGAACCCGTCGGACCTGCGCGATGTGGTCGGTCATGTTCAGGAAGCCACGGTCGAAGACGTCGACAATGCGATCCAGTGCGCCATCAGTGCCGCGCCGATCTGGCAGGCCACCCCGCCTGCCGAACGCGCCGCGATCCTGGAACGCGCCGCCGACCTGATGGAAGGCGAAATCCAGCCGCTGATGGGCCTGCTGGCCCGCGAGGCCGGCAAGACCTTCGCCAATGCCATCGCCGAAGTGCGCGAAGCCGTGGACTTCCTGCGCTACTACGCAGTGCAGGCACGCAACGATTTCACCAACGACGCCCACCGCCCGTTGGGCCCGGTGGTATGCATCAGTCCATGGAACTTCCCGCTGGCGATCTTCAGCGGCCAGGTCGCTGCTGCATTGGCCGCCGGTAACCCGGTACTGGCCAAGCCTGCCGAACAAACGCCGCTGGTCGCCGCCCAAGCCGTGCGCATCCTGCTCGAAGCCGGTATTCCGCAAGGCGTGCTGCAATTGCTGCCGGGCCAGGGCGAAAGCGTCGGTGCGCGTCTGGTCGGTGACGAGCGCGTCAAAGGCGTAATGTTCACCGGTTCCACCGAGGTTGCACGCTTGCTGCAGCGCAATGTCGCCGGTCGCCTGGACGCCCAGGGGCGTCCGATTCCGCTGATCGCCGAAACCGGTGGTCAGAACGCGATGATCGTCGATTCGTCGGCGCTCACCGAACAAGTGGTCATCGACGTGGTGTCGTCGGCCTTCGACAGCGCCGGCCAACGCTGCTCGGCCCTGCGCGTCCTGTGCCTGCAGGAAGATTCGGCAGACCGCGTCATCGAAATGCTCAAGGGCGCCATGGCCGAATGCCGCCTGGGCAACCCGGAGCGCCTGTCGGTGGATATCGGCCCGGTGATCGACGCCGAAGCCAAGGCCGGCATCGAGAAACACATCCAGGCCATGCGCGACAAAGGCCGCAATGTGTATCAGGTGGCGATTGCCGATGGCGACGAGATCAAGCGCGGCACCTTCGTGATGCCCACCCTGATCGAGCTGGAAAGCTTCGACGAGCTGCAACGGGAAATTTTCGGTCCGGTGCTGCACGTGGTGCGCTACAAGCGCAAAGAGATCGACCAACTCATCGGCCAGATCAACGCATCCGGCTACGGCCTGACCCTGGGCGTGCACACTCGCATCGACGAGACCATCGCCAAGGTGATCGACAACGTCAACGCCGGTAACGTCTACGTCAACCGCAACATCGTCGGCGCCGTGGTCGGCGTGCAACCGTTCGGCGGTGAAGGCCTGTCGGGTACCGGCCCGAAAGCCGGTGGCCCGCTGTACCTGTACCGCCTGCTGTCGACCCGTCCTACCGATGCGATCGAGCAATCGTTCGTACGGGGCGACAAGTTGGCGGCGCCGGATGTGCGTCTGCGCGACGCCATGAGCCAATCGCTGACCGCCCTGAAAACCTGGGCCGACAGCAATAAGTTCAGCGAGCTGAGCGCACTGTGCACACAGTTCGCCGCACAGTCGCAAAGCGGCATCACCCGCCAACTCGCCGGGCCGACCGGCGAGCGCAACAGCTATGCGATCCTGCCGCGCGAACACGTGCTGTGCCTGGCGGAGGTGGAAGGTGACCTGCTGACCCAACTGGCCGCAGTGTTGGCGGTAGGCGGTTCGGCGGTATGGCCGGAAACCGAGCTGACCAAGGCCTTGTTCCCACGCCTGCCCAAAGATATCCAGGCGAAGATCAAGCGCGTGGCCGACTGGACCAAGGACGACGTGGTGTTCGACGCGGTCCTGCATCACGGTGATTCCGACCAACTGCGCGCGGTGTGCCAGCAAGTGGCGCAGCGTGGCGGGGCGATTGTTGGCGTGCATGGTCTGTCCCAGGGCGAAACTGCCATTGCCCTGGAGCGCCTGGTCATCGAGCGCGCATTGAGCGTTAACACCGCTGCGGCGGGCGGCAACGCGAGCCTGATGACCATCGGTTAA
- the putP gene encoding sodium/proline symporter PutP, translating into MSVSNPTLITFVIYIAAMVLIGLMAYRSTNNLSDYILGGRSLGSVVTALSAGASDMSGWLLMGLPGAIYMSGLSESWIAIGLIVGAYLNWLFVAGRLRVQTEHNGDALTLPDYFSSRFEDKSGLLRIISAVVILVFFTIYCASGIVAGARLFESTFGMSYETALWAGAAATIAYTFIGGFLAVSWTDTVQATLMIFALILTPIIVLLATGGVDTTFLAIEAKDPTNFDMLKNTTFIGIISLMGWGLGYFGQPHILARFMAADSVKSIAKARRISMTWMILCLGGTVAVGFFGIAYFSAHPEVAGPVTENPERVFIELAKILFNPWVAGVLLSAILAAVMSTLSCQLLVCSSALTEDFYKAFLRKGASQLELVWVGRIMVLVVALIAIAMAANPENRVLGLVSYAWAGFGAAFGPVVLISVIWKHMTRNGALAGILVGAITVIVWKHFELLGLYEIIPGFIFASLAIYFVSKMGAPTAGMVERFDAAEKDYNLNK; encoded by the coding sequence ATGAGCGTTAGTAATCCAACCCTGATCACGTTCGTGATCTATATCGCAGCAATGGTGCTGATCGGTCTGATGGCCTATCGCTCCACCAACAACCTTTCCGATTACATCCTTGGCGGTCGCAGCCTCGGTAGCGTGGTGACAGCCTTGTCCGCCGGTGCTTCCGATATGAGCGGCTGGTTGTTGATGGGCCTGCCCGGCGCGATCTACATGTCTGGCTTGTCGGAAAGCTGGATCGCCATCGGCCTGATCGTCGGTGCCTACCTCAATTGGCTGTTCGTAGCCGGTCGCCTGCGGGTGCAGACCGAACACAACGGCGACGCCCTGACCCTGCCGGATTACTTCTCCAGCCGCTTCGAAGATAAAAGCGGCCTGCTGCGGATCATTTCCGCCGTGGTGATCCTGGTGTTCTTCACCATTTACTGCGCCTCCGGCATTGTGGCCGGTGCGCGCCTGTTCGAAAGCACCTTCGGCATGTCCTACGAGACGGCGCTGTGGGCCGGTGCTGCGGCGACCATCGCCTACACCTTTATCGGCGGTTTCCTGGCGGTCAGCTGGACTGACACCGTGCAAGCCACGCTGATGATCTTCGCGTTGATCCTGACCCCGATCATCGTGCTGCTGGCCACCGGCGGCGTGGATACCACCTTCCTGGCCATCGAAGCCAAGGACCCGACCAACTTCGACATGCTGAAAAACACCACCTTCATCGGCATCATCTCGCTGATGGGCTGGGGCCTGGGTTACTTCGGCCAGCCGCACATCCTCGCGCGCTTCATGGCGGCGGACTCGGTGAAGTCGATCGCCAAGGCGCGTCGCATCTCCATGACCTGGATGATCCTGTGCCTGGGTGGCACCGTGGCGGTCGGCTTCTTCGGCATCGCTTACTTCTCGGCGCATCCTGAGGTGGCCGGTCCCGTGACCGAAAACCCTGAGCGCGTGTTTATCGAGCTGGCCAAGATCCTGTTCAATCCATGGGTTGCCGGTGTGTTGCTGTCGGCGATCCTGGCGGCCGTGATGAGCACCCTGAGCTGCCAATTGCTGGTGTGTTCCAGTGCCCTGACCGAAGACTTCTACAAGGCATTCCTGCGCAAGGGCGCCTCCCAGCTTGAGCTGGTGTGGGTCGGTCGGATCATGGTGCTGGTGGTGGCCTTGATCGCCATCGCCATGGCCGCCAATCCGGAAAACCGCGTACTGGGCCTGGTCAGCTACGCCTGGGCCGGATTCGGTGCCGCCTTCGGCCCTGTGGTGCTGATCTCGGTGATCTGGAAACACATGACCCGCAACGGCGCACTGGCCGGCATCCTGGTGGGTGCGATCACCGTGATCGTGTGGAAACACTTCGAGTTGCTTGGCCTGTACGAAATCATCCCAGGCTTCATCTTCGCCAGCCTGGCGATCTACTTTGTCAGCAAGATGGGCGCACCGACTGCCGGTATGGTCGAGCGCTTTGATGCGGCGGAAAAAGACTACAACCTCAACAAGTAA
- a CDS encoding type VI secretion system tip protein VgrG, with protein sequence MFAPANQSAFNLTLDGEPCDLRVQGFMGDEFISLPFRFDLELVSEQPDLDLDSLLHRQAFLGFDAQGHGIHGQVYRVAQGDSGKRLTRYQITLVPQLAYLEHSSHQRIFQQKTVPQIIALVLEAQDIRGDTFEFRLSGQYPEREYCVQFDETDLQFIQRLCVESGIHYHFQHSPERHLLVFGDDQSVFSRPDQDTPYLAGSGMVAEAPAIKRFILRLETRTAGVNLRAYDFKKPSLVLESTASSGQLPSLDEHRYPGHFTDRAHGKYLAQRVLERHRSDFRQASGTSDQPALVTGRFLKMAGHPRQEWNDLWLVTQLHHTGQQPQVLEESAPETCGEDVPAGYSNEFVVTPWDVPFRTPLIMSRPQLSGYQNAVVTGPADSEIHCDEYGRVKVQMAWDRDGERNEHSSCWLRVASGWAHDRYGAVLIPRVGMEVLVGFVDGDVDMPLVMGCLPNAANRLPLDLPADKTQSLFRSQSSPGGGGYNELRIEDRKGAEQIYLRAQRDWTQHVVHDQQVQVDNQRRITVGGESHHELQGQEQRITHGNRLTELKQDDHLVVGGSQHVRAARTLQLGAGQSIVIDAGASVTIQAGGQSITLSAAGIFSSVPIQPGGAPAATAAPLTPGLKETVQAVTPLPLSPAQAANLKRSAPFCEECERCRAGQCDIAEHTRSIP encoded by the coding sequence ATGTTCGCTCCTGCCAATCAAAGTGCCTTTAACCTGACCCTGGATGGGGAGCCTTGTGATCTCAGGGTTCAAGGATTCATGGGCGATGAATTTATCAGCCTGCCCTTTCGCTTTGACCTTGAGTTGGTCAGCGAGCAACCCGACCTTGACCTCGACAGCCTTCTGCACCGTCAGGCATTCCTGGGGTTCGACGCCCAGGGTCACGGTATTCATGGCCAGGTTTACCGCGTCGCGCAAGGCGATTCGGGCAAGCGCCTGACCCGTTACCAGATCACCCTGGTGCCGCAGTTGGCGTATCTGGAACACAGCAGTCACCAGCGGATCTTTCAGCAAAAAACCGTGCCGCAGATCATCGCGCTGGTGCTGGAGGCCCAGGATATTCGGGGGGATACCTTCGAGTTTCGCCTGAGCGGTCAGTATCCCGAGCGTGAGTACTGTGTTCAGTTCGACGAAACCGATTTGCAGTTCATCCAGCGCCTGTGCGTAGAGTCAGGTATTCACTATCACTTTCAGCACAGTCCCGAGCGTCACCTGCTGGTGTTTGGCGATGACCAGAGTGTGTTCAGCCGACCGGACCAGGACACGCCCTACCTGGCCGGTTCCGGGATGGTGGCCGAGGCCCCTGCGATCAAGCGCTTTATCCTGCGGCTCGAAACCCGTACCGCCGGCGTGAACCTGCGGGCCTACGACTTCAAGAAGCCCAGCCTGGTATTGGAAAGCACGGCATCCAGCGGGCAGCTGCCGTCCCTCGACGAGCACCGCTACCCGGGTCACTTCACGGATCGAGCGCACGGCAAGTACCTGGCGCAACGTGTGTTGGAGCGTCACCGCAGCGACTTTCGCCAGGCCAGCGGTACCAGCGACCAGCCGGCCCTGGTCACCGGGCGGTTTCTGAAGATGGCCGGCCACCCGCGTCAGGAATGGAATGATCTGTGGCTGGTGACCCAGTTGCACCATACAGGGCAGCAGCCGCAAGTGCTGGAGGAGTCTGCGCCAGAGACCTGCGGGGAAGACGTGCCTGCAGGCTACAGCAACGAATTTGTCGTGACGCCTTGGGATGTGCCGTTTCGAACGCCTTTGATCATGTCTCGTCCGCAGCTGTCGGGCTATCAGAACGCGGTGGTTACCGGGCCTGCCGACAGTGAGATTCATTGCGACGAATACGGTCGGGTCAAAGTGCAGATGGCCTGGGATCGCGACGGGGAACGCAACGAGCATTCCAGTTGCTGGCTGCGCGTGGCGAGCGGCTGGGCCCATGACCGCTATGGGGCGGTGTTGATCCCACGGGTAGGTATGGAAGTACTGGTGGGCTTTGTCGATGGTGACGTGGATATGCCGCTGGTGATGGGTTGCCTGCCCAACGCGGCGAATCGTTTGCCCCTCGACCTGCCGGCGGACAAAACCCAGAGTCTCTTTCGCAGCCAGAGCAGCCCCGGTGGCGGTGGCTACAATGAGCTGCGCATCGAAGACCGCAAGGGCGCCGAGCAAATCTACCTGCGCGCTCAGCGCGACTGGACCCAGCACGTAGTGCATGACCAGCAGGTGCAGGTCGATAACCAGCGCCGGATCACGGTAGGCGGCGAGTCGCACCATGAATTGCAGGGCCAAGAGCAACGCATCACCCATGGCAATCGCCTGACTGAACTCAAGCAGGATGATCACCTGGTGGTGGGCGGTTCGCAGCACGTGCGTGCCGCTCGCACCCTTCAACTTGGGGCAGGGCAAAGCATCGTCATCGATGCCGGGGCCAGCGTTACGATTCAGGCGGGAGGGCAGTCGATCACGCTGTCGGCGGCCGGCATTTTCAGCAGTGTGCCGATCCAGCCTGGCGGGGCTCCGGCAGCTACGGCGGCGCCGTTGACGCCTGGTTTGAAGGAGACGGTGCAGGCGGTTACCCCGCTCCCCCTGAGCCCTGCGCAAGCGGCCAACCTGAAGCGCAGCGCGCCTTTTTGTGAAGAGTGCGAGCGTTGCCGCGCAGGGCAGTGCGATATCGCCGAGCACACACGGAGTATTCCCTGA
- a CDS encoding DUF4123 domain-containing protein yields MHAPLDPHTWLAQFPLLADERLFVVLGNASDAKPLAAWQAMMAGPLPQAIWAGTAYANWQAVMPYVGIVEPGSAFLDWIAAAHATDWGWLAVSSGTLDSVVAHLQSLTKVLMPNDQAVFLRFWDGAQFQPMWQQLGDQAGEVLPVFERYLINGQPLTVTTGPVTPAQVCPWWRVPAPLLRHLEEQSPRVLIDNLLQWLQEQRPDLYAAFTPATLQHKLGWFVRRPGASPAALADYLASQLS; encoded by the coding sequence ATGCACGCACCCTTGGACCCCCACACTTGGCTGGCACAGTTTCCCCTGCTGGCTGATGAACGGCTTTTTGTCGTACTGGGCAATGCCAGTGACGCCAAGCCGCTCGCCGCCTGGCAAGCCATGATGGCGGGGCCGCTGCCGCAAGCGATCTGGGCAGGCACCGCCTACGCCAATTGGCAGGCAGTGATGCCTTATGTGGGTATCGTCGAGCCGGGCAGTGCGTTTCTCGATTGGATAGCCGCCGCGCACGCCACGGACTGGGGGTGGTTGGCGGTATCTTCCGGCACGTTGGACAGTGTGGTGGCCCACCTGCAAAGCTTGACCAAGGTACTGATGCCCAATGATCAGGCGGTGTTTTTGCGCTTTTGGGATGGCGCTCAGTTTCAGCCGATGTGGCAGCAATTGGGTGACCAGGCAGGCGAGGTCTTGCCGGTGTTTGAGCGTTACCTGATCAATGGCCAGCCGCTGACCGTGACGACTGGCCCGGTCACGCCAGCTCAAGTATGCCCGTGGTGGCGAGTGCCTGCGCCGTTGCTCAGGCACCTGGAGGAACAGTCGCCGCGCGTGCTGATCGACAACCTGCTGCAATGGCTGCAAGAGCAGCGTCCTGATCTGTATGCGGCCTTCACGCCGGCCACCTTGCAGCACAAGCTCGGCTGGTTCGTGCGCAGGCCGGGGGCCAGCCCGGCAGCGCTGGCCGATTACCTCGCGTCGCAGTTGAGTTAG
- a CDS encoding 23S rRNA (adenine(2030)-N(6))-methyltransferase RlmJ, protein MNYRHAFHAGNHADVFKHLTLTRLIALMSRKEQPFAYLDTHAGIGLYDLQGDQANRTGEYLEGIARLWGANDLPPLTADYMRVLHEMNPDGQLRYYPGSPELARRLTRPQDRVLLNEKHPEDGVLLKDNMKGDRRVKVHLGEGWHVPRALLPVPEKRALMLIDPPFEKLDEMQRCAASLKEAVSRMRQTVAAIWYPVKDQRMLRRFYQDLAGTGAPKLLRVELLVHPLDTPNTLTGSGLAIANPPWGLEEELRELLPWLSKQLGQTQGGWQMDWLIAE, encoded by the coding sequence ATGAATTATCGTCACGCCTTTCACGCCGGCAACCACGCCGATGTCTTCAAACACCTGACCTTGACTCGCCTCATCGCCCTGATGTCGCGCAAGGAACAGCCGTTCGCCTACCTCGATACCCACGCCGGCATTGGCCTGTATGACCTGCAGGGCGACCAGGCCAACCGCACCGGTGAATACCTGGAAGGCATCGCCCGCCTGTGGGGCGCAAACGACCTGCCGCCGCTCACCGCCGATTACATGCGCGTGCTGCACGAGATGAACCCGGATGGCCAGTTGCGCTACTACCCGGGCTCGCCGGAGCTGGCGCGGCGCCTGACGCGCCCCCAGGACCGTGTGCTGCTCAACGAAAAGCACCCGGAAGACGGCGTACTGCTCAAGGACAACATGAAGGGGGATCGCCGGGTCAAGGTGCACTTGGGCGAAGGCTGGCATGTGCCGCGCGCCTTGTTGCCGGTGCCGGAAAAACGTGCGCTGATGCTGATCGATCCGCCGTTCGAAAAACTCGATGAAATGCAGCGTTGCGCGGCGTCCCTCAAGGAAGCCGTCAGCCGCATGCGCCAGACCGTCGCGGCGATCTGGTACCCGGTGAAAGACCAGCGCATGTTGCGCCGCTTTTACCAGGACCTGGCCGGCACCGGTGCACCGAAGCTACTGCGTGTCGAGCTGCTGGTGCATCCTCTGGACACGCCCAACACCTTGACCGGCTCAGGCCTGGCGATTGCCAACCCGCCGTGGGGCCTGGAAGAGGAATTGCGCGAACTGCTGCCGTGGCTGTCCAAACAGCTTGGCCAGACCCAGGGTGGCTGGCAGATGGATTGGCTTATCGCTGAATAG
- the msrA gene encoding peptide-methionine (S)-S-oxide reductase MsrA, with product MVLRSEILVNKNVLPTQEQALPGRETPMALPETHYVNGNPLLGPFTDDVGFAIFGLGCFWGAERKFWERDGVVSTVVGYAGGFTPNPTYEEVCSGLTGHSEVVLVVYDQAKVKYEDLLKMFWELHNPTQGMRQGNDIGSQYRSVIYATTPEQLAAAKASAEAYQQELTKAGLGEITTEIDEAPTVYFAEAYHQQYLAKNPQGYCGIGGTGVTCPI from the coding sequence ATGGTCTTGCGCTCGGAAATTCTGGTGAACAAAAACGTGCTGCCTACTCAAGAACAAGCCTTGCCCGGCCGTGAAACTCCGATGGCATTGCCGGAAACCCATTACGTCAACGGTAACCCGCTGTTGGGCCCTTTCACCGACGACGTTGGCTTCGCGATATTCGGCCTGGGATGTTTCTGGGGCGCTGAACGTAAGTTCTGGGAACGCGACGGCGTGGTCAGCACCGTGGTCGGCTACGCCGGTGGCTTCACGCCGAACCCGACCTACGAAGAAGTCTGCTCTGGCCTGACCGGCCACAGCGAAGTGGTGCTGGTGGTGTATGACCAGGCCAAAGTGAAATACGAAGACCTGCTGAAGATGTTCTGGGAACTGCACAACCCGACCCAGGGCATGCGCCAGGGCAACGATATCGGCAGCCAGTACCGTTCGGTGATCTATGCCACCACGCCAGAGCAATTGGCGGCGGCCAAGGCCAGCGCCGAGGCGTATCAGCAAGAGCTGACCAAGGCCGGCCTGGGTGAGATCACCACCGAAATCGACGAAGCGCCGACGGTGTACTTCGCCGAGGCCTATCACCAGCAGTACCTGGCGAAGAACCCGCAAGGCTATTGCGGGATCGGCGGCACCGGCGTGACCTGCCCGATCTAA